The window TTATCGTCCACGTGCCTGCGCCGAGCATCCGGTACTGGAGAACGAGCGATGCAAGCAGTTCATGGCCATTGTACAGATTGCCGGCTTGCGCGACAGCGAGGCGATTGATGCCGGCAATCAGGCCGCTGTCGCGGAAACTGAATCGCTTCTGCTTCAGGCCGGTGAATTGATGTTCCAATCTCATCAGTCGTACAGTGATCGGCTGCGTTTGGGGTCACCGGAGACGGACCTGCTTGTTGACCTCATCCGGACTGAGGGACGGGCAAACGATCTGTATGGCGCGCGCATTACCGGCGGCGGCAGCGGCGGTGTGGTGGCAGTGCTTTCGCGAGATGGAGATCGTGCTGATGCGGCGATCGAACGGGTTTCGGCTCGGTATCGAGCCGAAACCGGGCTGTCCGGCGCAATCATCGGTGGCACGTCGCCCGGCGCCGTCGCATTTGGCCAGCGGACGATCGATCCGCTCGAAGAGGGGCGGCGCGTGTAGCTTGGATTTACGCGACTTACGGGAGGAACAGCGATGCCGGCCACAGTGAGAAAAGCCGTGATTACGGCGGCAGGGCGTGGTACGCGCATGTACCCGGCCAGCGAAACCATTCAGAAGGAGATGTTTCCTCTGATGGATCGGGATGGGATCTGCAAGCCGGCGATCCAGATCATTATCGAAGAGGCGCTGGAGAGCGGGATCGATGAGGTTTGCCTGGTCGTCAATCCCACAAACCGTGCACAGATCGAACAGCACTTTGTTGAGCTAAACGATGAGAAGATTCGAGGATTCAAGGGTAAGGATTGGGCGCTGCTGCAATCAGCGCGCATTCGCCAGATCGGAGCGCGCCTGACTCTGGTGGAGCAGGCCGTTCCCGAAGGCTACGGCCATGCCGTATGGTCCGCGCGCAATTTCTGTGGCGACGAACCGTTCCTGTTGCTGTTGGGTGATCACGTTTACACCTCCGGCAGCGACCGTCGTTGTGCGCGTCAGGCGCTGGATATGTATGCCGAATACCACGCCAACGTCAGCGCCGTGCAGCAGACACCAGCCGAACTGCTTTCCCTGTTCGGCACGGTAGCCGGCGTCCGCATCGGCGATCAACCACCTGCTTATCGCGTGGAAACCATTCAGGAAAAGCCATCGATCGAGTTCGCGGAGGCCAACCTGCGTCAGGCGAACCTTCTGCATGGCGTTTACCTCTGCTTTTTTGGCATGCATGTGCTCGGGCCGTCTATTTTCGAGGCGCTCGATTGGGCGATCGAGCACGATGCCCGCGAGCGCGGAGAGTTCCAGCTTACCAGTGCGCAGGAGCGCGTTCGCGCATCCGGCGAGCCCTACATCGCCTTTGAGGCAGCCGGCGATCGACACGATATCGGCATTCCGTTTGGCTACGCCCAAACGCAAGCTGCGCTGGCGCTCAACTCCATCTATCGCGAGCAGATGCTGGCGTCCCTCGTCCGGACGCTGGCCCTTCCGCAAAAAGAGGTTCCGGCGCCGTTTGTAGAGCCGTAAACCGGCAAGTGCCGAGCCGCTAGGATGGCGACAGCACCATTCCGCCGCAAACGGGAATGCACTGGCCCGTAACATATTGCGAGAGATCCGTGGCCAGAAACTCCACCACTCCGGCGCAGTCCTCCGGCATGCCGAGTCGCCTCAGAGGGATACGGGCGCTGGCGGCAGCCATGTTCTCCGGCGTGTTTCGCCCAAACTGCGCGTTTGCGCGGGAAGTAAGAATGAGACCCGGAGCGATGCAATTCACACGGACTCCTTGTGGCCCCAACTCAGCGGCCAGCAGCCGCGTAAGCTCCACGATACCGCACTTCGCAACGCAGTAGTGGGCGATACTGCCGGAATCGTTACCGCGTACGCCGGCTTGTGACGAGACGTTGATGATGCTTCCGTCCCGCTGCGCCTGCATCGGTACCGCAGCGGCCTGGCAGCAGAACAGCGTGGAAGTTAGATTGACATCCAGAATGAACCGCCAGTCATCCTCGCTGACCTGCGAAGCCTTTCCGTTGGCCGCAGGTCGCAATACGCCACCGGCGTTGTTCACCAGAATGTCCACGCGTCCGAACGCGCTTAACGCCGAGCTAAACAGTCGATCCACATCCCGTCGTACGGTAACATCGGCCTCAACGCCGATCGCCTTAACGCCAGACAACTCACACTCCGCCGCTACACTCGCCGCTTCGAGAATCTCATCAAACTCCTCAGCCGCATTCAGGTTGATATCGTTAACCACAACATTTGCCCCAAGGAGCGCCAAGCGCCTGGCATACGCCCTGCCCAACCCGCGCCCTGCGCCTGTTACAACCGCTACCTTCCCTGCAAGTTTGCTCATTGCCACCTCCTTCGCCACGCCAGTGTGCGTCATGGCGGCAGTCCGTTCCGGAAAGGCACGCCGTACTCCTTCGCGTTGACGCCGCGACGACCGGGTGATACAATGGCATCATACGCTGCGCTTCACTACACGCTCTATGATATCAAAGCCAACTCCGCGCCGGCTCATCGGCGCTCATATGCCAACCGCCGGCGGAATCGCCGGTTCGCTTCAGGCTGGAGCCGATATTGGCTGCTCCGCCGTGCAGGTGTTCACCGCCAGCCCCCGCCAGTGGCGTCATCCGCAACTTGCTGATGAGGCCGTTGCGGCCTTCCATGCGGCGCGCGAGAGCTCGGGAGTGGAGTTTATGTGTGCGCACGACTCGTATCTGATTAACCTGGCAGCAGCCGATGAGGCGGTACTCGAGCGCTCCAAGGAGGCGTTTCGCGCTGAATTGCAGCGGGCCAGCCGGTTGGGCTTATCCTGGGTGGTGACCCATATGGGCGCCAGCCTTGCCGATACCGAGGAGAATGCCATGGATCGGCTTGCCGCGAGCCTGCGGCAGGTGCTCGCTGAGACCGACAGCGAAGGATTGTCCGCCGGAATCGCCCTGGAGACCACGGCGGGGCAGGGCACCGGGCTCGGATGGCGCTTCGAGCAACTTGCTCGCATTCTGGAAGGCGCCGGTCCGCACGCGCGTCTGGGCGTCTGCCTCGATACGTGCCACGTTTTCGTTGCCGGCTACGACCTGCGCACCGAGGGGACGTGGGATGCCACGTGGACCGAATTCGACCGGCTTGTAGGGATGGACGCGCTCAAGCTGATACATGCCAATGACGCCAAGAAGCCACTCGGCAGCCGTGTCGACCGGCACGAACACATCGGCGCCGGCGAGATAGGCGCTGAAGCTTTTGCCCGGCTGACCACCGATCCGCGCCTGGCCGGCATTCCAATAATTGTTGAAACACCCGATTCCGACACAATGCATGAAGTCAATGTGGCGCGACTCCGAAGGCACGCCAATGATCCCGACGCCGCGATTGAGGTTTCGGTGCGTATGTTCGGCCACTATGCCGATATTGGAGGGTCCGATCCAATGCCACTGGCGGTTCCAACCGGATCGAAAGTTGCGGACGTTGTGAAAAAGCTCGGGATGCGTGACAAGAAGCTGGCCGATCTGGAACAGCACTGCCGCTTCGCGATCAACAGCGACTATGTGGAAATGGATGCTATCGTTCCGCCTGGCGCGGAATTTGCCGTGCTTCCGCCAGTGAGCGGCGGATGAGCCGGCCGTGCGTCGAGGTGGTGAACCGGCCAATTGACGTTGCCGGCCTGGAAAAGCGTGTAGAGCGCGACCGCTATGGCGCCATCTGCACATTCGTAGGGCGTGTTCGAAACCACTCTCAGGGTGAGCCGGTAGCTCGCCTGGAGTACCGTGCTTACGAAGAGATGGCCGGCCGTGAGATGCTCAAGGTCGCCGCTGAGGCGGCTGAGCGATGGGACTGCAATGTTGCGATCGAACATCGGCTGGGTGTCATCGAGGTCGGCGAAGCCAGTATCGCGATAGCAGTCGCCTCACCGCATCGGGCTGAGGCATTTGAGGCCTGCCGGTACTGCATCGATACGATCAAACAGAGGGTGCCGATCTGGAAGCGCGAGGAGCGGCCGGATGGCACATTCTGGATCGAGGGTGATGCGCCGGTTCGTTCAGGGACCAGTTGAAGCGGCTTGGATTCCAGCACGGCGGATGGCGGAGTAACGGTTATCTGGAATCCGCAAGCCGGCGGAGGCCGCAGCGCTAGCCGCCTGGGCGAACTGCAAGCGGCAATCGGCGCGCGGGCAGGAGCTATCTCCTGGCGGATCGCGCCAACACTCGGCGCCGGCTGCGGTGCAGATTTGGCCGCAGCCGCGGCACAATCTGGCTCGGCTATTGTCGCGGCCGCTGGTGGAGACGGCACCTGCTGTGAGGTGCTGAACGGACTGATGCGCGCATCGGTTCCACGTCCGGCGTTGGCGGTCCTCCCGATGGGCACGGGCAACGATTTTGCCAGGACACTGGGCATCGGCAGCCTTGATCACGCCGCGGAAACGATGTTTGCCGGCCAGCGCAAGCGTATTGACGCTGGTTGCGTCAATGGGTTTTGGTTTCTCAACGCAGCCGGCTGCGGCTTTGATGCCGTAGTGGCGGAGGGCGTTCGGTCAATGCCTCGGTCACTGCCCGGCAAGTGGGCCTATATCTTCGCCGCGGCGGTCGCATTGCCTCGCTTCAGCCCGGTTACCACGGTGCTTGTGACCGAGGCTGAGCGGATCGAAACCCGATGCATGCTTTGTACCGTTGCCAATGCGCGCAATTATGGAGGCGGCATGATGATTGCTCCCGACGCAAAGGTTGACGACGGCGAGCTGGATATCTGTGTGCTCGGTGAAATCGGTCGCATCCAGTTCGTCCGGGCATTTCCGTCTGTGTTCCGCGGTCGGCACGTCAACCATCCGAAGGTACGGATGATACGCTCTGCAACTATTTCAATCACCATGAACCCGGTAGCACCGCTACTCGTGGATGGTGATGTGATCGGCACTACACCTGCGCAGTTTTCTGTAGTGCCTAAAGCCATTGAAGTACTCGCGCCTCAAAAGCCGTGCGCAACGCATGGGTGGAGGTGGCCGTATAATATGTGATGAATCGGCGCTGCCTGACCGCGATCCGAATCAAGTTGACCAACCTGGATAACCCACTTGCGAATACCGTGAGGATTGCTTTAGCGCTCCTCGTCATCACGGCCGGACTGACCGGCTCGCCGGCAGCGGCTGCCTGCATGCGCAACATGGCTTGCTGTGCCGGTCACACGTGCCGGTGCCGAGCAGCGCAGCCATCTCGTGTTCAACCTGGCGTAGAACCAAGCCACTGTGGAGCGCTCTGTTTGTGCGGCGCCAACCGGCGCCTCCAGCGCGTGGCGCCGGCTGCAGTACCGCGCGCGGAGTCAGCCGGGGCCCTGACCGGAGTGGGGAGCGCCGGCATCGCCATTTCATGCGTCACCGTTTCCGCCCCGCTTCCGTCGGTATCGCCGGCCTCCAACGGTCCGCCACATACAGCAGATCCTCGCGGGCCACCACCCTCCTCGTAATCCGCCAACGTTTTTAGCCTGCCGGCCGACATGCGTGACCATTCGTCGTGCACAACCTGCCGGTAAGTACCTGTACGGCGGCATCGGAAGTCACCAGTTCACCGGCAGATCCCTCTGCCGCGCACCGCTCCGTATCACACGACTTGCGAGGCAACACATGAAGAGAGACTATTCGCAGACGCGGCGACGGCTGCTTTCATCGCTCGCCGGCCTTGGGGGGTTGGCTGCGTTTACGGATCAACGCGCCGCTGCATTCCCGTCGCCGACTCCATCTGCAGCATGGGCACATGCATTCGATCCGAATCGCAACCGACCGACATGGGACCCACGAGCCCTGCCGGTAAAGGGCGACGTGGTACACGAGTACGACTTGGAGATTGTCATCGCCGAGCACGAAATCGTGCCGCGGATCGCCTTCCACGCTTACGCCTTTAACGGCCAGGTTCCAGGTCCACTGATTCGTGTCAAGGAGGGCGACTGGATCCAGGTGAACCTTACCAACAAAACGCATGACTTTCACACGATACACTGGCACGGGATGTATGTGCCGTGCGAGATGGATGGAATTCCGCTCGGCACCCAGTATCCGGTTGGTTACGGCGAAACGTTTCGTTACCTCTGGCGAGCTCAGCCGGCCGGGACACACTTCTACCATTGCCACAACATGACAAACATGCACATTCAGGCAGGCTTGTATGGCGCGCTCATTGTGGAGAGCCACGACGATCCCGTGCGTCGTGTGTTCGGCTACGACCGCGAGTACGTTATGGTTCTGAGCGAGGTGGATACCAACTTTATAGCGGCGATGATGAACGACATGCTGAAGATGGGCCACACGATGAGCTTTATGGCAGGCTCCGGCGGCCGCATGGCGGCGATGAACGGCGAGATGATGGGCTGGTTTGCATCTACGGCCGATTTCGAGAAGAGTGTGAAGAGTGGGTGGATCCCGCCATACGATCCGAGTCTGACCGGCGATCCAATGCGCATTCGCCCGAACTTCTTCATGATCAACGGTAAATCGTGGCCGATGACGGAGCACCTTCACATCCGTCGCGGCGAAAACATTCGCGTCCGCCTGATCAACACCGGCTTGCTGCCCCACGCGATGCACCTGCACGGCCATGATGTGTGGGAGGTATGCCGCGACGGCGCTCCGCTTGCGTCACCGGTTCGGCTGAACACCATTCCGGTCATGGCCGGGTCAACCGTGGATTTTGTCGTGCAAGGCACGAATGCCGGCAATTGGCATTTCCACGACCACAGCGATCTCAGCTTGACCAACAACGGCGTATCGCCGGGCGGAATGATGACGATGCTGATGTACGACGACGCCGACCAGGCCGGCTTTACCTTCAAAGAGATAATCGCGGTGAACTCATGAAAGCAAACCGTTCCGGTTTGAGACCGCCAGGCCGGTGCAAGGAGACCCTGATGAAGCACATTGCCAATACAACCACCTTGATCGTGATCCTTATTCTGTGCATCGCCGGCGCTGCGTCTGCGCAGAACGGCGGCGCTCCCCCCGGGCAGGCAGGCGGGCCACAGCCACAAATTGAGATCGATGGAACAGGAATTGCAACCCTGCAGCTGTCGAGCCCACGCCTTGTATTACCGTCCGGCCTCAAATCGAGCAGCTCTCGCGTGAACATCAGTGATTCGGAGCTGCTCCTGGGCATCACACAGGCACTCTACCGGAGCAAATCGCTGGGCAGCCTGGTAGTTGGTGGCATAACCACCGATGACAACAAAAACCCCGGCGGCACATCCTTCTTTATGCACCAGGCGTACGTTGACTACGAAACGCCAACGATGGAAGCGCTGATCGGCAGAACGGACATGCCCACGCATTTGATCGACTTTCCGACGATCCGTGGCGACGATCTGAATGAATATGTCAACCTGCTTGACCCTTACAGCAGCGGCGACAACGTGGAGGAGCACCGGTATGCCAATCAGGCGTCGGTGATCTTCAACCACTCGCTGCGCTACTTTGTGAATTTGCACGTCGTCAATCAGATCAGTTCAGCTGCCGGGTCGCTTGGCCAGAACGGTCTCAACGCCTATGGCGTGCAGCTTGCCTATCAGGGCTTGCCCGGCCTTGCGAATATCGAGCGGGTTCCCCTTTGGGGCGTCGGCTACGAACGGCTGACTGTGGGCAGCTCTGCCGGCGGAGCTCTCAATGCGCTCTATGGCGGCGGCGTTTTCAACCTGAACCGGAGCCCGTCAGATCGTGTCGATCTCCGGATGCTGGATACATGGACCTTTGGCAACAACAGCTCCATTATCGCGACTCCAAACGATACGTTTCGCGCCTCGGCAAACTCCATCGCTGGAGCGGTACGTTGGCTTCACAGCCCCTTCGGCCGGCCGGCTTATCAACTGGCGTTCACGGCAGGCTTCCGGAACTACAGTCATGTGGCGAATGCGTCCAGCTACGCGCTGGCGCTAACCGGCGTGAAACGGTTGGGTGAGAATTTCGATCTGGTGCTGCAGTATCAGTTCCAGCACCGCCAGCCGGCCTACGCGGCGGCGTTTTCCGGGGTGCAAAACGAACAATCCGTGGAGCTCGGATTCGTTTTCGGCTTCCAGAGCATCCTCCACCGGCACATAGGTCCCAGGCGAACACTTCTAAATCTGCAGCACCAATACATCCCATAGGCGCTACGCCCATTCGATCTCAACAAGGAGACAGAAATGCCCGATTATTCCGACGCGCCGTTGAAAGAGGCGCGCCAATATGTGGTGACCGGTAGCGAGGACTGGGCTTCGATCCGGGGATTCGGTACGCATTCGACGGATGTAGCGATGATGACTGAGATGATGGTGAAGGGATCCGCCATGGAGGGAATGCGCATGAACGGCATGGCCGGTATGGCCGGCATGCCCGGTATGACGACACCGGGTCGGTCGACCACGCCGGGAGCAGCCGGCTCACCCGGCCCTCTCACACTACTCACACCAATGACCGCGATCCGCCGTGGAGCGAATACGCTGGCATTTGCACTGGCGGCAAATGGAAGTACAAAACCTGCTGGGCTGCACATGGCGGCCACAGTCAAAATGACCGCGATGGATATGGGTGAGTCGCATCCGCCGGTAGTTATGGCGCGTAATGGACGGTTCAGCGTGAAAGTCGATTTCTCGATGGCCGGCGCCTGGCAGGTTTCACTGCAGATCAAGAGCGGCGGCCAGCCGCCTCAAGTGCAGAGCTTCGACTTTGACGTTCCGTAAGGTGATGTTGACGGGGAACCAACATTTGTGCTAGAGTTGGTCAATCAAAGATCGTCCTTTTAAGGCGGCCCGGTGAGGCTGTTAAAGGGCGAAACGTGCGGCTCCGCGACCTCCTCGGAGATGCGTACCGCGCGAATCGACTTTTACGCGCCCCCGCGCCGCAAGCGTGGTGGGGCGCGTTTTGTTATGCCGCTGGCGGCAAGGAGGGAAGGAATGTCTGAAACCGATGCCGACGCGCCGAATGGCGGCGTGCCCGTTCTGGATGCCGACGACATTCGCCGTGCAATAACGCGGATCGCACACGAAATCCTCGAACGAAACCATGGCGCCGAAAACCTGGCGTTTGTCGGAATTGTGAGTCGGGGTGCTCCACTGGCTGAACGCCTGGCCGGCGCGATCCATGCTTTCGAGGGGGCAGAGATTCCCGTTGGCCGGCTGGATATCGGGATGTATCGCGACGATTATGCGCAGCGGCCGGTAGGTCCAAGCCCGCTGTCGCCTACCGAGATACCTTTTGATGTAACCGGCAAGCGCATCGTACTGGTGGACGATGTGCTATTCACGGGCCGAAGTGTACGAGCAGCACTTACCGCCCTCCTGGATATCGGCCGGCCAGACTGCATACAGCTGGCGTCGCTGGTCGACCGGGGCCACCGGGAACTACCGATCCGTCCCGATTACGTGGGCAAGAACCTGCCCACCGCACGTGACGAGCATGTGCAGGTCCGGCTGCGTGAGACCGACGGTGACGACCAGGTACTGATTGTTCGCCGGAGCGCCAGAACGTGAAGCACCTGCTGTCACTGCGCGAGACGCCTGCCAACGAAATCGGCTTCCTGCTGCAAACGGCGGCCGTGTTTCGCGAGATCCTGGACAGGCCGATTCGCAAGGTGCCCACGCTCCGCGGCCGATCGGTTGTGACGCTGTTCTACGAGAGCTCCACGCGTACCCGAACATCCTTTGAAATGGCGGCGAAGATTATGAGCGCGGAGGCGGTCAATGTAGCTGTCGCGCTCTCCTCGGTTACCAAGGGTGAGTCGTTTAAGGACACGGTGCAGACGCTGCAAGCGCTCAAGGCCGATTGCATCGTCATACGGCACAGCGCCTCCGGCGCGCCGGCCTTTGCCGCAGCGCGGGTGGACGTACCGGTGATCAATGCCGGTGACGGCCGGCACGAGCACCCAACGCAGGCGCTTCTGGACATGCTTACGATGCAACAGCACTTCGGACGGATCGAGGGCCTCAAGGTGGCCATCGTGGGTGATGTGCTGCACAGCCGCGTAGCTCGTTCGAATATCTGGGGTCTGACTAAAATGGGGGCAAAGGTTACACTCGCCGCACCGAGAACGCTGATGCCCGAGGGTACGGACGGACTGCCGGCAGCGGTAGCCGACTGCCTGGATGAGGCCGTTTGCGGCGCAGATGTTGTGATGGTATTGCGCCTCCAGAATGAACGGATGCAGGCTGCGCTGGTGCCGAATGTGCGAGAGTACTCACGTCTGTTTGGCGTCACACCGGCTCGACTTCGGCACGCTGCGCACGGTCTGCTGGTGATGCACCCCGGCCCCGTCAACCGCGGCGTGGAAATCTCTTCGGATCTTGTGGATGGGGTCGATGGTATTCACACTGCTATCGGTGAACAGGTGACAAATGGCATCGCCGTACGCATGGCCGCTCTCTATATCCTGATGGGTGGCGGATCGATCGGTGAGCCGGCCGCAGAGTGATGTACTCGAACGTTTCATTCGCAGGAAGGAGATGCGCGTGAGAACTCTGTTGGCCGGCGGACGCGTGATCGACCCATCGCAAGGGATCGACCGGCCCGCCGATTTGCTGATCGTGAACGGCAAGGTTGAGGCCGTGCTCCAGCCCGGTGAGGATGCCGCCTCGGACGAGAGACTGGACGTAACGGGACTCACCGTCTGTCCGGGTTTCATCGATATCCACGTCCATCTGCGGGAGCCGGGCTTCGAATACAAGGAGGATATCGAGAGTGGCTCAGCAGCCGCAGCCGCCGGTGGCTTTACGCGCATCTGCTGTATGCCGAACACCAATCCTGCCATCGATACCGCCAGCGTTTGCCGGCACATCATCGAGCGGGCAGCCGGTGTGGGCAAGGCGCACGTCCACCCGATCGGGGCGGCGACCCGCGGCATGGAGGGCGAGCGGCTGACGGAAATAAACGACCTCAAATCCGCAGGCGCTGTTGCAATCTCGGACGACGCCTTCCCGATTCAAAACGCACGCACGATGCGAAGTGTGATGCAGTACTGCGCCATGCTGAACATGCCGCTCATGACGCATAACGAGGAGAAGGAGCTGACGACTGGCGGCAGCATGAACGAGGGTGCTGCAGCCACGGTTCTCGGTCTTGCGGGCATGCCGCCCGCCGCCGAGGATATCGCCGTGGCGCGTAACATCATGCTCGCCGCCATTACGGGGTGCCGGCTGCATCTGCTTCACATTTCTACGGCGGGCACCGTGGAACTGCTCCGCAACGCCAAGGAGAAGGGGTTGGCCGTTACCGGTGAGGCATGCCCGCACCATTGGGCGCTTACGGACGAGGCGTGTTTGGGATTCAATACCGATGCAAAGATGAACCCGCCGCTCCGCACTACCGAAGACTGCGAAGCCATCATGCGCGGATTGGCAGACGGCACGATCGACTGCATCTCCACGGACCATGCACCACACGCTCCGCATGAGAAAGAGGTGGAGTTCGACGCCGCGCCGTTCGGTATCCTCGGGCTCGAAACGGCTGTGGGTCTTGCGATTACGCACCTTGTGGCGCCCGGACGCATGACACTTTCAACCCTGGTGGCCCGCTTCACGACTGAGCCGTCGCGCATTCTTGGTCTGTCAGCCGGCACACTTCGCCCAGGAGCCGCGGCCGACATCACGGTCCTGGATACCCAGGCAGCGTGGCAGGTAGACCGCGCAGCGGTTCGATCACGATCGAGCAACACGCCGTTTCACGGCGCAACACTCAAGGGTCGAGCGGCGTTCACAATGGTGAACGGCGTCCGGATTGCACCGGAGCCGGCCACGTGAGCGAGACGGCGCACAAGCTCTTCCATGGCGCCCGGTTTACCACGTTCGATCCTGAGGCGCCGGTTGCCTCCGCTCTGGCGGTCGACCGCGGTGGCATGATAATGGCCGCTGGGACCGCTGCCGAACTGCAAGGTCTGTGTACGGCTGATACGCAGTACGTCCACCTTGGCGACCGGTGGGCGACACCAGGCTTCTTCGATTGCCACCTGCACATGCTGGGTTTGGGTCTTTATCTGTTTCAGGTCGATTTACGGCCACCCGAAACAGGGAGCGTCGACGAGATCGTTCGGAAGTTGACCGAGCGCCTCCACGCGGAACCGGACTCCAAAGCCGTTCTTGGCAACCGGTACGACCAGAACCGGATGCGCGAGCGGCGTCATCCAACCCGCCACGACCTCGACCGTGTAGCAACCGATCGGCCGGTCCGCGTGGAGCACACCTCCGGGCACGCGGCTGTGGTGAATAGTTGCGGCCTCAGGCTTCTTGGTATTGGCGCTTCGAGCCCGGATCCGACCGGTGGCGAAATCGTGCGCGACGAGCGAGGCGAGCCCACCGGCGTGCTGCTCGAAACTGCCGCGTGGAACAACATGGAACGCATTGTGCCACCCGCAACTCGGGAACAGGCCGTGGACGCATTGAGCGGCGCCGCCGCCTATCTGCTGCAGCGAGGCATAACCAGCGCCGGCGACGCAGCGACGGCGCCGGATGAGGTGGCTTGGTACGCTGCGGCAGCGGAGTCGCGGGTCCTGGGAGTTCGCGTCAATCTCATGATGGATTGGCCAGCCGTCTGCCGTCAGTCGGCCGGCGATGACGCGCCTAAACCGGCCGAGATGTGGAACGGTGGCCCCGAGGGCGAGCACTGGCTGCACATTGGCCAGGCGAAGTTATTCAGCGACGGCGCCATCACGACGCGAACGTGCTGGCTCAACGAGCCTTTTGCCGATAGCGGCGGTAACTGCGGACTGCCGCTGCATCCCCCGGATGTCCTGAAGGAGTACATTTTTCGGGCGCACCGCGCAGGCTGGCAAATAGCTACTCACGCCATTGGAGACCGTGCCATCGACCTCGTGCTGCGCTGCTACGCCGAGGCGCAGCGGGCTCACCGGCGTCCAAATCCCGGGCATCGCATCGAGCACTGTATGCTGCTCACCGATGATCTGATATCCAGGCTTCGACGGCAGCGCGTCTGGTCTATCGGTCAGCCGGAGTTTCTCCATGCCCTGGGCGATGCCTATGTGGCTGCCCTCGGCGAGAAACGGGCGACGCTGCTCTCTCCTTATGCATCGCTGCGCGATCGCGGCGTATTGCAGGCCTTCAGTTCCGACTGCCCTGTTGTGCCGGGAGCGCCGCTGGACGG of the Armatimonadota bacterium genome contains:
- a CDS encoding aspartate carbamoyltransferase catalytic subunit is translated as MKHLLSLRETPANEIGFLLQTAAVFREILDRPIRKVPTLRGRSVVTLFYESSTRTRTSFEMAAKIMSAEAVNVAVALSSVTKGESFKDTVQTLQALKADCIVIRHSASGAPAFAAARVDVPVINAGDGRHEHPTQALLDMLTMQQHFGRIEGLKVAIVGDVLHSRVARSNIWGLTKMGAKVTLAAPRTLMPEGTDGLPAAVADCLDEAVCGADVVMVLRLQNERMQAALVPNVREYSRLFGVTPARLRHAAHGLLVMHPGPVNRGVEISSDLVDGVDGIHTAIGEQVTNGIAVRMAALYILMGGGSIGEPAAE
- a CDS encoding dihydroorotase; amino-acid sequence: MRTLLAGGRVIDPSQGIDRPADLLIVNGKVEAVLQPGEDAASDERLDVTGLTVCPGFIDIHVHLREPGFEYKEDIESGSAAAAAGGFTRICCMPNTNPAIDTASVCRHIIERAAGVGKAHVHPIGAATRGMEGERLTEINDLKSAGAVAISDDAFPIQNARTMRSVMQYCAMLNMPLMTHNEEKELTTGGSMNEGAAATVLGLAGMPPAAEDIAVARNIMLAAITGCRLHLLHISTAGTVELLRNAKEKGLAVTGEACPHHWALTDEACLGFNTDAKMNPPLRTTEDCEAIMRGLADGTIDCISTDHAPHAPHEKEVEFDAAPFGILGLETAVGLAITHLVAPGRMTLSTLVARFTTEPSRILGLSAGTLRPGAAADITVLDTQAAWQVDRAAVRSRSSNTPFHGATLKGRAAFTMVNGVRIAPEPAT
- a CDS encoding amidohydrolase translates to MSETAHKLFHGARFTTFDPEAPVASALAVDRGGMIMAAGTAAELQGLCTADTQYVHLGDRWATPGFFDCHLHMLGLGLYLFQVDLRPPETGSVDEIVRKLTERLHAEPDSKAVLGNRYDQNRMRERRHPTRHDLDRVATDRPVRVEHTSGHAAVVNSCGLRLLGIGASSPDPTGGEIVRDERGEPTGVLLETAAWNNMERIVPPATREQAVDALSGAAAYLLQRGITSAGDAATAPDEVAWYAAAAESRVLGVRVNLMMDWPAVCRQSAGDDAPKPAEMWNGGPEGEHWLHIGQAKLFSDGAITTRTCWLNEPFADSGGNCGLPLHPPDVLKEYIFRAHRAGWQIATHAIGDRAIDLVLRCYAEAQRAHRRPNPGHRIEHCMLLTDDLISRLRRQRVWSIGQPEFLHALGDAYVAALGEKRATLLSPYASLRDRGVLQAFSSDCPVVPGAPLDGIRAAMQRATHSGRILNTEERIDAETAFRLYTVAAAAATLTHKQRGNLARGRAADFTVFTADPFATPAAEWEQVQVAATVIGGEVRFAAKHVDLT